The DNA region TTAACGGCTTCCTGGACACTCATCCCCATCGTCTCCTGTCCTTCGATGTGGGAGATGATGTCGCCGGCTCTTAGACCGGCTCTCTTGGCGGGCGTATTATCGATGGGAGCAATGACAGTCAGAGGCTTATCCTCTCCCCGTTTTGCAATCTGGATACCGAGGCCGTAGAACTTCCCCTCGTGCTCCTCGCTGATGTCTTGGAACTCCTTCTCGTCCAGGAAGTTGCTGTGTGGATCGAGGTTGCGCAGCATCCCACGAATGGCGCTGTAAATAGCCTTTTCAGCATTCAACTCTTCGGGATATCGCTCCTCGACGACGGAAAGGATGTAGTTGAATTTTTTCAAGCTATCATGGATATCCTCGGCGTAATCTAAAAAAACCGCCCCCATCAGGATCGCGGCAGAGACCAGAGTCGCCACCATGAATAACCAGATGATGCCATTTGTTCTCTTCATTTCATTCCTTAAAATTTTAATATTATATTTTCCACATGAATAATTGTAAAGGATAGCAGAAATGTTTTGCAAAATGGGCTCAAAATAATACAATGAATGCTAAACAGAGGTTGTCATGTTTGGTTCACTTGGTGGTCCGGAGCTCATACTTATCTTTATTATCGCCCTGCTCATCTTTGGACCGAGGAAGCTTCCAGAAATGGGACGGATGATCGGAAAGAGCCTTGCCGAATTCAAGAAAGCCGCCTTCGATTTCAGGAGAACCCTCGAGAGTGAGGTCGAGGAAGAGGCAAAGGGTCTGAAGGAAGCAAAGCGCAGCCT from Acidobacteriota bacterium includes:
- the tatA gene encoding twin-arginine translocase TatA/TatE family subunit yields the protein MFGSLGGPELILIFIIALLIFGPRKLPEMGRMIGKSLAEFKKAAFDFRRTLESEVEEEAKGLKEAKRSLIEVGEELKATLRDATRDYEKGLTEELERSESEKKGGNGRAG